The following coding sequences are from one Seonamhaeicola sp. ML3 window:
- a CDS encoding anti-sigma factor → MIRKAFLAILALGFLTVSCSEDDNPTTTSNLTLDLTGLEALGNDFVYEGWIIVDGSPVSTGTFSSVTFPQTFNVDSEQLARATTFVLSIEPAVDPDPAPADTKILAGDFSGNLASVSSNGIVGDFSASTGKYILATPTDMDDTNEASGVWFLDNSSGSPAPGLSLPTLSAGWKYEGWVVFDGTPVSTGTFLAMNTADDNAATSIFKGDSGNGPAYPGEDYLQNAPSGLSFPTDLKGKTIVVSVEPYPDNSPAPFTLKPLAHMVPSDAMNHTAIAMGDGPVKSLSGVISR, encoded by the coding sequence ATGATAAGAAAAGCATTTTTAGCGATTTTAGCTTTAGGATTTTTAACGGTTTCATGTAGTGAAGACGATAATCCAACAACAACCTCTAATTTAACTTTAGACCTTACCGGTTTAGAAGCTCTTGGAAATGATTTTGTATATGAAGGATGGATTATAGTAGATGGTAGTCCTGTGTCTACGGGAACATTCTCTTCGGTGACGTTTCCTCAAACTTTTAATGTAGATAGCGAACAGTTGGCACGTGCGACTACATTCGTATTATCTATAGAGCCAGCTGTAGATCCGGATCCAGCTCCAGCTGATACCAAAATCTTAGCAGGAGATTTTTCAGGAAATCTGGCCAGTGTTAGCTCTAATGGTATTGTTGGGGATTTTAGTGCCTCTACTGGGAAGTATATTTTAGCTACTCCTACCGATATGGATGACACGAACGAGGCTAGTGGTGTTTGGTTTTTAGATAATTCTAGCGGAAGTCCTGCACCAGGATTAAGCTTACCTACACTTTCAGCAGGTTGGAAGTACGAAGGTTGGGTGGTTTTCGATGGTACACCAGTAAGTACAGGAACTTTTTTAGCAATGAACACAGCAGATGATAACGCTGCAACGTCTATTTTTAAAGGTGATTCAGGAAATGGACCAGCTTACCCAGGAGAAGACTATTTACAAAATGCACCATCTGGTTTAAGCTTCCCAACAGATTTAAAAGGCAAGACTATTGTTGTTTCTGTAGAACCCTATCCAGACAACAGTCCAGCACCATTTACGTTAAAACCATTGGCTCATATGGTGCCAAGCGATGCCATGAATCACACCGCTATTGCTATGGGAGATGGTCCTGTAAAAAGTCTATCAGGAGTAATTAGTAGATAA
- a CDS encoding TlpA disulfide reductase family protein: protein MKLKKPKFRDVLFLIVVALLIIPQTRKPIQVFLNKGLALISPSVLSEENQGHIAGYSWSLVQENGENFNFETLKGKVILVNFWATWCPPCIAEMSSLQELYDDYNQKIEFVFVTDDSFKTVNQFLKKNDYNLPIYRSVSNFNKIFELKSIPRTFLVDKNGKIIIDKTGAANWNSETVREIIDKLILTKS from the coding sequence ATGAAATTAAAAAAACCAAAATTTAGGGATGTACTGTTTTTAATTGTGGTAGCCCTTTTAATTATACCTCAAACAAGAAAACCCATTCAAGTATTTTTAAATAAAGGCTTAGCGCTTATTTCACCTTCGGTATTAAGTGAAGAAAATCAAGGGCATATTGCTGGCTATAGTTGGAGTTTAGTACAAGAAAATGGTGAAAACTTTAATTTTGAAACATTAAAAGGTAAAGTAATCTTGGTGAATTTTTGGGCGACATGGTGTCCGCCTTGTATCGCCGAAATGTCCAGTTTACAGGAGCTTTATGACGATTATAATCAGAAGATTGAGTTTGTTTTTGTTACCGATGATAGCTTTAAGACAGTAAATCAATTTTTGAAAAAGAATGATTATAATTTACCTATTTACAGATCGGTTTCAAATTTTAATAAGATATTTGAGCTAAAGAGTATTCCTAGAACATTTTTGGTTGATAAAAACGGTAAAATTATAATAGATAAAACTGGAGCAGCAAATTGGAATAGCGAAACTGTTCGGGAAATCATAGACAAATTAATTCTAACAAAATCTTAA
- a CDS encoding lycopene cyclase domain-containing protein has protein sequence MNYLYLLLNLGSISVPFLFSFHPKLKFYSFWKSLFISMGITMLIFIPWDIIFTVNGFWGFNSKYLLGVTIFNLPLEEWLFFICIPYACVFTHFALLYYFPNMKLSSGFTKLISYILILLFAVLVIYNFDKWYTLINYSLALVLTFLCVTKKPELLSSFFLTFLVMLIPFFIVNGILTGSFIEDQVVWYNDYENLGIRLFTIPIEDSIYAFSLILMHLFLMSFLHKPKTS, from the coding sequence ATGAACTACTTGTACCTATTACTTAATTTAGGTTCTATAAGTGTTCCATTTTTATTTAGTTTTCATCCTAAACTAAAATTTTACTCTTTCTGGAAGTCCCTGTTTATCAGTATGGGAATTACCATGCTTATCTTCATTCCATGGGATATCATTTTTACTGTAAATGGGTTTTGGGGCTTTAATAGTAAATACCTACTAGGAGTTACCATATTCAATTTACCTCTTGAAGAATGGCTATTCTTTATCTGTATTCCCTACGCTTGTGTATTTACCCATTTTGCACTCTTGTACTATTTCCCGAACATGAAACTCTCTAGCGGGTTCACTAAGCTTATAAGCTATATCCTCATACTACTTTTTGCCGTATTGGTAATCTACAATTTTGATAAATGGTATACCTTAATAAATTACTCTTTAGCTTTAGTTTTAACTTTTTTATGTGTCACAAAAAAACCTGAACTACTAAGTTCATTCTTTCTCACTTTTTTAGTGATGCTCATACCATTTTTTATTGTTAATGGTATCTTAACCGGGAGTTTTATTGAAGACCAAGTGGTCTGGTATAACGATTATGAAAACCTAGGCATTAGGTTATTCACCATACCTATTGAAGACAGTATATACGCATTCTCATTAATACTAATGCACCTGTTTTTAATGTCTTTTCTTCATAAACCAAAAACGTCTTAA
- a CDS encoding DUF5606 domain-containing protein, with protein MSLEKLLSISGKPGLYKLIAQTRGGFVAESLIDNKRMSVGLQNNVSVLSEIAIYTLAEEVPLKEVFKKIKEKENGEQASVKPKDSKDKLEEYFFDVLPDYDEDRVYASDIKKVVQWYNLLQSHDMLHYLDDDEDAVSTDEEE; from the coding sequence ATGAGTTTAGAAAAATTACTTTCAATATCAGGAAAACCTGGGTTATACAAATTAATAGCCCAAACCCGTGGCGGTTTTGTGGCCGAATCTTTAATAGATAATAAGCGAATGTCTGTTGGTCTTCAAAATAATGTAAGCGTTTTAAGTGAAATCGCTATTTATACACTAGCAGAAGAAGTGCCGTTAAAGGAAGTTTTCAAGAAAATAAAGGAAAAAGAAAATGGAGAACAGGCTTCTGTAAAACCAAAAGATAGTAAAGATAAGCTGGAAGAATATTTCTTTGATGTATTACCAGATTATGATGAAGACCGCGTATATGCTAGCGATATAAAAAAAGTGGTACAATGGTATAATCTTCTACAGAGTCACGATATGCTTCATTATTTAGATGATGATGAAGATGCTGTTAGTACAGACGAAGAAGAATAA
- a CDS encoding sterol desaturase family protein: MQTLLWIIIFLGAYCIMEFMAWFTHKYIMHGFLWSLHKDHHKKDHDSWFERNDLFFIFYAVVSITNILLWEFNDFWAGLPIGLGILAYGISYFVVHDIFIHQRFKMFRNVNNWYAKGVRRAHKIHHKNIGKKDSECFGMLFVPFKYFKKI; this comes from the coding sequence ATGCAAACATTACTTTGGATTATCATTTTTTTAGGCGCTTATTGTATCATGGAATTCATGGCATGGTTTACCCACAAATATATCATGCATGGTTTTCTTTGGAGTTTGCATAAAGACCATCATAAAAAAGACCATGATAGTTGGTTTGAACGTAATGACCTGTTCTTTATCTTCTATGCCGTTGTGAGTATTACTAATATTTTACTTTGGGAATTCAACGATTTTTGGGCTGGACTACCTATTGGTTTAGGGATTTTAGCTTATGGCATATCCTATTTCGTGGTCCATGATATTTTCATTCACCAACGTTTTAAAATGTTCAGAAACGTAAACAACTGGTATGCTAAAGGTGTTAGGAGAGCCCATAAAATACACCACAAAAATATTGGTAAAAAAGACAGCGAATGCTTCGGTATGCTATTCGTACCTTTTAAATACTTTAAAAAAATCTAA
- a CDS encoding phytoene/squalene synthase family protein yields MKQLFDSISYNCSKTVTKTYSTSFSLATKMLSNSIRNDIYNIYGFVRLADEIVDTFHDYDKERLFNSFTKDLEQALEDKLSLNPILNSFQYTFHKYNIDKSLVNAFMKSMRLDLHKTNYLTDTEYKEYIYGSADVVGLMCLKVFVKGDDKKYNELKDTAMSLGSAFQKVNFLRDLKADFDELNRSYFPNADLSNLDEYSKQDIIDDIEADFAEGLKGIKKLPMEAKFGVFMAYRYYRQLLKKLKKTPALQIKTTRIRVSNPKKIELLMRSYVKYQLNLM; encoded by the coding sequence ATGAAACAATTATTCGATTCCATATCCTACAACTGTAGCAAAACAGTAACTAAGACTTACAGTACTTCGTTCTCTTTAGCTACTAAAATGTTATCAAATTCTATACGTAATGACATCTATAATATTTATGGTTTTGTAAGACTAGCTGACGAAATAGTTGATACTTTCCATGATTATGACAAAGAAAGACTGTTTAATAGTTTTACTAAAGACTTAGAACAAGCACTAGAAGACAAGTTAAGTTTAAACCCAATATTGAATTCATTTCAATATACATTCCACAAATACAACATAGACAAATCGCTTGTAAATGCTTTCATGAAAAGCATGCGTCTTGATTTACACAAAACCAACTACCTCACCGACACAGAATATAAAGAGTACATATATGGTTCTGCCGATGTTGTAGGCTTAATGTGTTTAAAAGTATTTGTTAAAGGTGACGATAAAAAATACAATGAACTAAAAGATACCGCCATGTCCCTTGGTTCTGCGTTCCAAAAGGTAAATTTCTTAAGAGACTTAAAAGCTGATTTCGATGAATTGAATAGAAGCTATTTTCCAAATGCAGACCTATCTAATCTTGATGAGTATTCCAAACAAGACATTATAGATGATATTGAGGCAGACTTTGCTGAAGGTCTAAAAGGGATTAAAAAATTACCTATGGAGGCAAAGTTTGGTGTTTTTATGGCTTATAGATATTACAGACAATTACTAAAAAAACTCAAGAAAACACCAGCATTACAAATAAAAACGACTCGCATAAGAGTATCTAACCCAAAAAAAATTGAACTTTTGATGCGTAGTTATGTAAAATATCAATTAAATTTAATGTGA
- a CDS encoding D-2-hydroxyacid dehydrogenase, producing MKIVVLDGYTLNPGDLNWSALEAYGDLTVHDRTPYDVETVIKTIGDAQIIYTNKTPLPKEVLEKVPQVKFIGVLATGYNVVDVDTAKSLSMIVTNVPAYSTQSVAQFTMALLLEMCHRVGDHSRAVHDEDWVNSVDFCFWNYPLIELEGKTLGIIGFGQIGQAVARVAQAFGLNILVFSRTKKADFESETLQFVDLDLLFKKSDIITLHCPLFDSTQGIINSANIKKMKDGVMIINTARGGLVIEQDLADALNSGKLAAAALDVVSVEPMQSDNPLLKANNCIITPHIAWAPKEARLRLLNITIDNLKAYLNGKPINVVNV from the coding sequence TTGAAAATTGTAGTTTTAGATGGGTACACATTAAACCCAGGAGACTTGAACTGGTCTGCTTTAGAAGCATATGGTGATTTAACAGTACATGATAGAACACCGTATGATGTAGAAACGGTTATCAAGACCATTGGAGATGCTCAAATAATATATACAAACAAAACACCTCTACCTAAAGAGGTGCTCGAAAAAGTACCACAAGTTAAGTTTATTGGGGTTTTAGCGACGGGCTATAATGTTGTTGATGTCGATACAGCTAAATCTTTAAGTATGATTGTAACTAACGTTCCTGCCTATAGTACTCAATCTGTAGCGCAATTTACAATGGCTTTGTTACTTGAAATGTGTCATAGAGTAGGTGACCATAGCAGAGCAGTCCATGATGAAGATTGGGTGAATTCGGTAGATTTTTGTTTTTGGAATTACCCTTTAATTGAGTTAGAAGGTAAAACACTTGGGATTATTGGTTTTGGACAAATAGGACAGGCTGTTGCCAGAGTAGCACAGGCTTTCGGTTTGAATATTTTAGTTTTTAGTAGAACGAAAAAAGCAGATTTTGAATCTGAAACTTTACAATTTGTTGATCTAGACTTATTATTTAAGAAATCTGATATTATTACGCTGCACTGCCCACTTTTTGATAGTACTCAAGGTATTATTAATTCTGCCAATATTAAAAAAATGAAAGATGGTGTTATGATTATTAATACAGCAAGAGGCGGCTTGGTCATAGAACAGGATTTAGCAGATGCTCTTAATTCCGGTAAACTAGCTGCAGCGGCTTTAGATGTTGTGTCGGTAGAGCCAATGCAATCTGATAATCCGTTGCTAAAAGCCAACAATTGTATTATCACTCCCCATATAGCTTGGGCTCCTAAAGAAGCTAGACTTCGATTATTAAATATTACGATTGATAATTTAAAGGCTTATTTAAACGGGAAACCTATTAACGTAGTTAACGTTTAA
- a CDS encoding Crp/Fnr family transcriptional regulator, with protein sequence MKSLWFFDDVNLFRVLCPHKFKAYKANHDLDSYKKQDYIYFEEDSANKVYLIEKGKVKIGYYNEDGTEVVKAILTRGELFGETAILGEEKREEFAQSVDNTTSICPVGVETMHDLMRDNQTFSLKIYKLIGFKLKRLERRLQILLFKDAKTRLVEFLEELCSDYGYDCEKTGDKVIHHPYTQRDIASLIGTSRPTLNILLNELKEEEVIEFGRKEIRIHKKIA encoded by the coding sequence ATGAAATCGCTTTGGTTTTTTGATGATGTAAATCTCTTTAGAGTATTGTGTCCCCATAAATTTAAAGCCTATAAGGCCAATCATGATCTAGATTCATACAAAAAACAAGATTATATTTATTTTGAAGAGGATTCTGCGAATAAAGTCTACTTAATAGAAAAAGGAAAAGTAAAGATTGGTTACTACAACGAAGATGGGACAGAGGTAGTAAAAGCCATATTGACCAGAGGAGAATTATTTGGAGAAACTGCTATTCTAGGCGAGGAAAAGAGAGAAGAATTTGCCCAATCTGTAGATAATACAACCAGTATTTGCCCTGTTGGCGTTGAGACCATGCACGATTTAATGCGTGATAACCAAACGTTTAGTTTGAAAATTTATAAACTCATTGGTTTTAAACTGAAGCGGTTAGAAAGGCGTTTACAGATTTTACTTTTTAAAGATGCCAAAACAAGGTTGGTGGAGTTTTTAGAGGAATTGTGTTCAGATTATGGATACGATTGTGAAAAAACAGGAGATAAGGTAATCCATCATCCATATACACAAAGAGATATCGCCTCTCTTATTGGAACTTCCAGACCCACATTAAATATACTTCTTAACGAACTTAAAGAAGAAGAGGTGATTGAATTTGGTAGAAAAGAGATAAGAATCCATAAAAAAATTGCCTAG
- a CDS encoding NAD(P)/FAD-dependent oxidoreductase yields MKKTILIIGSGFSSLAASCYLAKAGYEVTILEKNATIGGRARQLKKDGFTFDIGPTWYWMPDVFERFFNDFNKKPSDYYTLDKLSPAYSVYFGKNDLITIDDSLEKISETFESNEKGSALSLKKFIHKAKTNYDIAIKDLVYKPGVSPLELVSLTTMTRLNQFVSNVKRDVRKRFKSDKLRKILEFPVLFLGAKPSNTPSFYNFMNYADFGMGTFHPKKGMYQVILAMEQLAKDLGVKIQTNSAVSKINVSKGKALSVIANNMIHSADVILSGADYWHSETLLDKPYRQYSENYWIKRVFAPSALLFYVGFDKKLKNVDHHTLFFDVDFDIHANAIYDNPKWPEEPLFYASFPSMTDDSSAPEGKEAGIFLIPLAPGLEDTEKLRTTYFNKIIERFEDLTSQEVRNSIIFKESFCVKDFEKDYNSYKGNAYGMANTLLQTAFLRPKLKSKKVKNLYFTGQLTVPGPGVPPSLISGKLVAELITKHHQL; encoded by the coding sequence ATGAAAAAGACAATTTTAATAATCGGTTCTGGGTTTTCTTCACTAGCAGCTTCGTGTTACTTAGCAAAGGCTGGATATGAAGTTACAATACTAGAGAAAAATGCGACCATTGGTGGTAGAGCAAGACAATTAAAAAAGGATGGTTTTACTTTCGATATCGGTCCAACCTGGTATTGGATGCCAGATGTATTTGAAAGATTTTTTAATGACTTCAATAAAAAACCATCTGATTATTACACACTAGACAAACTCAGTCCTGCTTACAGTGTTTACTTTGGAAAAAACGACTTAATAACCATTGATGATTCCTTAGAAAAAATATCAGAAACCTTTGAATCTAATGAAAAAGGGAGCGCCTTAAGCCTAAAAAAGTTTATTCACAAAGCCAAAACGAATTATGACATTGCTATTAAGGATTTGGTCTACAAGCCTGGTGTTTCTCCTCTTGAACTAGTTTCGCTTACAACAATGACTCGCCTTAACCAATTTGTCAGTAACGTTAAGCGAGATGTAAGAAAGCGTTTTAAGAGTGATAAACTCAGGAAAATACTTGAATTCCCAGTATTATTTTTGGGAGCCAAACCAAGTAACACTCCATCTTTCTATAACTTTATGAATTATGCCGATTTTGGTATGGGGACGTTCCATCCAAAAAAAGGAATGTACCAAGTTATTTTAGCCATGGAACAATTGGCTAAGGATTTAGGTGTGAAAATCCAAACAAATTCAGCAGTTTCAAAAATAAACGTTTCTAAAGGAAAGGCTTTAAGTGTTATTGCCAATAACATGATACACAGTGCAGATGTTATTTTAAGTGGTGCAGATTATTGGCATTCTGAAACTTTATTGGACAAACCTTATAGACAATATAGCGAAAACTACTGGATAAAGCGTGTCTTTGCTCCATCTGCACTACTATTTTATGTAGGCTTTGACAAAAAATTAAAAAATGTAGACCACCATACTTTATTCTTTGATGTGGACTTTGACATTCATGCCAACGCCATTTACGATAACCCTAAATGGCCCGAAGAACCTCTATTCTATGCTAGTTTCCCTAGCATGACAGATGATAGTTCTGCTCCAGAAGGTAAAGAGGCTGGAATTTTCCTAATACCCTTAGCTCCTGGACTAGAAGACACCGAAAAATTAAGAACTACGTATTTCAATAAAATAATAGAAAGATTTGAAGACCTAACATCTCAAGAGGTTAGAAATAGCATAATTTTCAAAGAGTCTTTTTGTGTAAAAGATTTTGAAAAAGACTATAACTCATACAAAGGAAATGCCTATGGAATGGCCAACACCTTATTACAAACCGCCTTTTTACGACCAAAACTTAAGAGCAAGAAGGTAAAAAATTTGTATTTTACAGGACAGCTTACTGTTCCTGGTCCTGGTGTGCCTCCATCTTTGATTTCTGGAAAACTAGTCGCAGAATTAATAACCAAACATCATCAACTATGA